The Felis catus isolate Fca126 chromosome X, F.catus_Fca126_mat1.0, whole genome shotgun sequence genome includes a region encoding these proteins:
- the RBBP7 gene encoding histone-binding protein RBBP7 isoform X3, giving the protein MASKEMFEDTVEERVINEEYKIWKKNTPFLYDLVMTHALQWPSLTVQWLPEVTKPEGKDYALHWLVLGTHTSDEQNHLVVARVHIPNDDAQFDASHCDSEKGEFGGFGSVTGKIECEIKINHEGEVNRARYMPQNPHIIATKTPSSDVLVFDYTKHPAKPDPSGECNPDLRLRGHQKEGYGLSWNSNLSGHLLSASDDHTVCLWDINAGPKEGKIVDAKAIFTGHSAVVEDVAWHLLHESLFGSVADDQKLMIWDTRSNTTSKPSHLVDAHTAEVNCLSFNPYSEFILATGSADKTVALWDLRNLKLKLHTFESHKDEIFQVHWSPHNETILASSGTDRRLNVWDLSKIGEEQSAEDAEDGPPELLFIHGGHTAKISDFSWNPNEPWVICSVSEDNIMQIWQMAENIYNDEESDVTTSELEGQGS; this is encoded by the exons ATGGCGAGTAAAGAGA TGTTTGAAGATACTGTGGAGGAGCGTGTCATCaatgaagaatataaaatctGGAAGAAGAATACGCCGTTTCTGTATGACCTGGTTATGACCCATGCTCTTCAGTGGCCGAGTCTTACCGTTCAGTGGCTTCCTGAAGTGACTAA ACCGGAAGGAAAGGATTATGCCCTTCATTGGCTAGTGCTGGGGACTCACACATCTGATGAGCAGAATCATCTTGTGGTTGCTCGAGTCCATATTCCGAACGATGATGCACAGTTTGATGCTTCCCACTGTGACAGTGAGAAGGGTG AATTTGGTGGCTTTGGTTCTGTAACAGGAAAAATtgaatgtgaaattaaaattaaccATGAAGGAGAAGTAAACCGTGCTCGTTACATGCCGCAGAATCCTCACATCATTGCTACAAAAACACCATCTTCTGATGTGCTGGTTTTTGACTATACAAAGCACCCTGCTAAGCCAG acCCAAGTGGAGAATGTAATCCCGATCTTCGGTTAAGAGGCCACCAAAAGGAAGGCTATGGTCTTTCCTGGAATTCTAATTTGAGTGGACATCTCCTGAGTGCATCAGACGACCAT aCTGTCTGTCTGTGGGATATAAATGCAGGACCAAAGGAAGGCAAGATTGTGGACGCTAAAGCCATCTTTACTGGCCACTCAGCTGTCGTAGAGGATGTGGCCTGGCATCTGCTACACGAGTCATTATTTGGATCTGTTGCTGATGATCAGAAACTTATGAT ATGGGACACCAGGTCCAATACCACCTCCAAGCCGAGCCACCTCGTGGACGCTCACACTGCCGAGGTCAACTGTCTGTCGTTCAATCCCTACAGCGAGTTCATTCTCGCAACTGGCTCTGCGGATAAG acTGTAGCTTTATGGGATCTGcgtaatttaaaattaaaactccatACCTTTGAATCTCATAAAGATGAAATTTTCCAG GTCCACTGGTCTCCACATAACGAAACTATTCTGGCTTCAAGTGGTACTGATCGCCGCCTGAACGTGTGGGATTTAAG CAAAATTGGAGAAGAACAATCAGCAGAAGACGCAGAAGATGGGCCTCCAGAACTCCTG TTTATTCATGGAGGACACACCGCCAAGATATCAGATTTTAGTTGGAACCCCAATGAACCTTGGGTCATTTGCTCGGTGTCTGAGGATAACATCATGCAGATATGGCAAATG gctgaaaatatttacaatgacGAAGAGTCAGATGTCACAACATCGGAACTGGAGGGGCAAGGATCTTAA
- the RBBP7 gene encoding histone-binding protein RBBP7 isoform X1 translates to MAADAGFVGAEAAPGGGWRERAEGFLLHVDSAPRVGRGAPVRTSRHLRTVFEDTVEERVINEEYKIWKKNTPFLYDLVMTHALQWPSLTVQWLPEVTKPEGKDYALHWLVLGTHTSDEQNHLVVARVHIPNDDAQFDASHCDSEKGEFGGFGSVTGKIECEIKINHEGEVNRARYMPQNPHIIATKTPSSDVLVFDYTKHPAKPDPSGECNPDLRLRGHQKEGYGLSWNSNLSGHLLSASDDHTVCLWDINAGPKEGKIVDAKAIFTGHSAVVEDVAWHLLHESLFGSVADDQKLMIWDTRSNTTSKPSHLVDAHTAEVNCLSFNPYSEFILATGSADKTVALWDLRNLKLKLHTFESHKDEIFQVHWSPHNETILASSGTDRRLNVWDLSKIGEEQSAEDAEDGPPELLFIHGGHTAKISDFSWNPNEPWVICSVSEDNIMQIWQMAENIYNDEESDVTTSELEGQGS, encoded by the exons ATGGCTGCTGACGCGGGCTTCGTGGGAGCGGAGGCCGCTCCtggtgggggatggagggagcGGGCCGAGGGGTTTCTGCTACACGTGGATTCGGCTCCCCGGGTGGGTCGTGGAGCCCCTGTACGTACGAGTCGTCATCTTAGAACAG TGTTTGAAGATACTGTGGAGGAGCGTGTCATCaatgaagaatataaaatctGGAAGAAGAATACGCCGTTTCTGTATGACCTGGTTATGACCCATGCTCTTCAGTGGCCGAGTCTTACCGTTCAGTGGCTTCCTGAAGTGACTAA ACCGGAAGGAAAGGATTATGCCCTTCATTGGCTAGTGCTGGGGACTCACACATCTGATGAGCAGAATCATCTTGTGGTTGCTCGAGTCCATATTCCGAACGATGATGCACAGTTTGATGCTTCCCACTGTGACAGTGAGAAGGGTG AATTTGGTGGCTTTGGTTCTGTAACAGGAAAAATtgaatgtgaaattaaaattaaccATGAAGGAGAAGTAAACCGTGCTCGTTACATGCCGCAGAATCCTCACATCATTGCTACAAAAACACCATCTTCTGATGTGCTGGTTTTTGACTATACAAAGCACCCTGCTAAGCCAG acCCAAGTGGAGAATGTAATCCCGATCTTCGGTTAAGAGGCCACCAAAAGGAAGGCTATGGTCTTTCCTGGAATTCTAATTTGAGTGGACATCTCCTGAGTGCATCAGACGACCAT aCTGTCTGTCTGTGGGATATAAATGCAGGACCAAAGGAAGGCAAGATTGTGGACGCTAAAGCCATCTTTACTGGCCACTCAGCTGTCGTAGAGGATGTGGCCTGGCATCTGCTACACGAGTCATTATTTGGATCTGTTGCTGATGATCAGAAACTTATGAT ATGGGACACCAGGTCCAATACCACCTCCAAGCCGAGCCACCTCGTGGACGCTCACACTGCCGAGGTCAACTGTCTGTCGTTCAATCCCTACAGCGAGTTCATTCTCGCAACTGGCTCTGCGGATAAG acTGTAGCTTTATGGGATCTGcgtaatttaaaattaaaactccatACCTTTGAATCTCATAAAGATGAAATTTTCCAG GTCCACTGGTCTCCACATAACGAAACTATTCTGGCTTCAAGTGGTACTGATCGCCGCCTGAACGTGTGGGATTTAAG CAAAATTGGAGAAGAACAATCAGCAGAAGACGCAGAAGATGGGCCTCCAGAACTCCTG TTTATTCATGGAGGACACACCGCCAAGATATCAGATTTTAGTTGGAACCCCAATGAACCTTGGGTCATTTGCTCGGTGTCTGAGGATAACATCATGCAGATATGGCAAATG gctgaaaatatttacaatgacGAAGAGTCAGATGTCACAACATCGGAACTGGAGGGGCAAGGATCTTAA
- the RBBP7 gene encoding histone-binding protein RBBP7 isoform X2 gives MAADAGFVGAEAAPGGGWRERAEGFLLHVDSAPRVGRGAPVRTSRHLRTVFEDTVEERVINEEYKIWKKNTPFLYDLVMTHALQWPSLTVQWLPEVTKPEGKDYALHWLVLGTHTSDEQNHLVVARVHIPNDDAQFDASHCDSEKGGKIECEIKINHEGEVNRARYMPQNPHIIATKTPSSDVLVFDYTKHPAKPDPSGECNPDLRLRGHQKEGYGLSWNSNLSGHLLSASDDHTVCLWDINAGPKEGKIVDAKAIFTGHSAVVEDVAWHLLHESLFGSVADDQKLMIWDTRSNTTSKPSHLVDAHTAEVNCLSFNPYSEFILATGSADKTVALWDLRNLKLKLHTFESHKDEIFQVHWSPHNETILASSGTDRRLNVWDLSKIGEEQSAEDAEDGPPELLFIHGGHTAKISDFSWNPNEPWVICSVSEDNIMQIWQMAENIYNDEESDVTTSELEGQGS, from the exons ATGGCTGCTGACGCGGGCTTCGTGGGAGCGGAGGCCGCTCCtggtgggggatggagggagcGGGCCGAGGGGTTTCTGCTACACGTGGATTCGGCTCCCCGGGTGGGTCGTGGAGCCCCTGTACGTACGAGTCGTCATCTTAGAACAG TGTTTGAAGATACTGTGGAGGAGCGTGTCATCaatgaagaatataaaatctGGAAGAAGAATACGCCGTTTCTGTATGACCTGGTTATGACCCATGCTCTTCAGTGGCCGAGTCTTACCGTTCAGTGGCTTCCTGAAGTGACTAA ACCGGAAGGAAAGGATTATGCCCTTCATTGGCTAGTGCTGGGGACTCACACATCTGATGAGCAGAATCATCTTGTGGTTGCTCGAGTCCATATTCCGAACGATGATGCACAGTTTGATGCTTCCCACTGTGACAGTGAGAAGGGTG GAAAAATtgaatgtgaaattaaaattaaccATGAAGGAGAAGTAAACCGTGCTCGTTACATGCCGCAGAATCCTCACATCATTGCTACAAAAACACCATCTTCTGATGTGCTGGTTTTTGACTATACAAAGCACCCTGCTAAGCCAG acCCAAGTGGAGAATGTAATCCCGATCTTCGGTTAAGAGGCCACCAAAAGGAAGGCTATGGTCTTTCCTGGAATTCTAATTTGAGTGGACATCTCCTGAGTGCATCAGACGACCAT aCTGTCTGTCTGTGGGATATAAATGCAGGACCAAAGGAAGGCAAGATTGTGGACGCTAAAGCCATCTTTACTGGCCACTCAGCTGTCGTAGAGGATGTGGCCTGGCATCTGCTACACGAGTCATTATTTGGATCTGTTGCTGATGATCAGAAACTTATGAT ATGGGACACCAGGTCCAATACCACCTCCAAGCCGAGCCACCTCGTGGACGCTCACACTGCCGAGGTCAACTGTCTGTCGTTCAATCCCTACAGCGAGTTCATTCTCGCAACTGGCTCTGCGGATAAG acTGTAGCTTTATGGGATCTGcgtaatttaaaattaaaactccatACCTTTGAATCTCATAAAGATGAAATTTTCCAG GTCCACTGGTCTCCACATAACGAAACTATTCTGGCTTCAAGTGGTACTGATCGCCGCCTGAACGTGTGGGATTTAAG CAAAATTGGAGAAGAACAATCAGCAGAAGACGCAGAAGATGGGCCTCCAGAACTCCTG TTTATTCATGGAGGACACACCGCCAAGATATCAGATTTTAGTTGGAACCCCAATGAACCTTGGGTCATTTGCTCGGTGTCTGAGGATAACATCATGCAGATATGGCAAATG gctgaaaatatttacaatgacGAAGAGTCAGATGTCACAACATCGGAACTGGAGGGGCAAGGATCTTAA